A region from the Kribbella shirazensis genome encodes:
- a CDS encoding metalloregulator ArsR/SmtB family transcription factor produces the protein MGAPFDVLAEPRRRQILDLLRQRPHLVGELTDELGLSQPGVSKHLRALREAGLVAVRVDAQRRWYELELGPLRELDAWLHPYRQLWDRALDDLEDHLDTMPDDNPAGTEG, from the coding sequence GTGGGCGCACCCTTCGATGTTCTGGCGGAACCGCGGCGGCGGCAGATTCTGGATCTGTTGCGTCAGCGGCCGCATCTGGTCGGAGAGCTGACCGACGAACTCGGGCTCAGCCAGCCGGGGGTGTCGAAACACCTGCGAGCGCTGCGCGAGGCCGGACTGGTTGCCGTCCGGGTGGACGCTCAGCGTCGGTGGTACGAACTCGAGCTCGGACCGTTGCGTGAGCTGGACGCCTGGCTGCATCCGTACCGGCAGCTGTGGGATCGCGCCCTGGACGACCTCGAAGACCACCTGGACACGATGCCGGACGACAATCCGGCCGGAACGGAAGGCTGA